The Oscillatoria sp. FACHB-1407 genome includes a region encoding these proteins:
- a CDS encoding integron integrase, with protein MISEDQPRPKKLLDQVRDAIRLKHYSYRTEVSYVDWIRRFILFHNKRHPREMGVVEIEAFLTHLAVDGKVAASTQNQAFSAVLFLYRDVLGIQFEQPIQALRARESRYLPTVLTPEEVRAIIERLTGTYQLVVQLLYGSGLRQREALALRVKDVDFGQRQLGIRDAKGRECRVTMLPDRLIQPLQIHLQSVRQQHQQDLAQGYGSVYLPYALERKYPKAEREWEWQFVFPSDRLSCDPRSHITRRHYLHESGLQRAIKQAVRQAKVSKRVSCHTFRHSFATHLLQNGYDIRTVQELLGHKDVKTTMIYTHVLNRGGRGVRSPLDG; from the coding sequence ATGATCAGTGAAGACCAGCCTCGCCCTAAAAAACTGCTCGACCAAGTGCGAGACGCGATTCGACTCAAACATTATTCTTACCGCACTGAAGTTAGCTATGTAGACTGGATTCGCCGCTTCATTTTGTTTCACAATAAGCGTCATCCTCGTGAAATGGGGGTGGTAGAAATTGAGGCATTTTTGACTCATTTAGCAGTAGATGGTAAGGTCGCGGCATCGACCCAAAATCAAGCATTCAGTGCCGTCCTGTTCTTGTATCGAGACGTTCTAGGGATTCAGTTTGAACAACCGATTCAAGCACTTCGAGCTAGAGAGTCTCGATACTTGCCGACTGTGTTAACACCAGAAGAAGTACGGGCAATTATTGAACGATTAACGGGTACGTATCAGTTAGTGGTGCAGCTACTTTATGGCAGTGGATTACGACAGCGAGAGGCTCTGGCATTGCGGGTAAAAGATGTAGATTTTGGGCAACGTCAACTGGGAATTCGAGATGCAAAGGGTCGAGAGTGCCGAGTTACAATGCTGCCCGATCGCTTAATTCAACCCCTCCAGATTCATCTGCAATCCGTTAGACAGCAACACCAGCAAGATTTAGCCCAGGGTTATGGATCAGTCTATTTGCCTTATGCACTAGAACGAAAATATCCCAAGGCTGAGCGTGAATGGGAATGGCAGTTTGTTTTCCCATCAGATCGTCTATCTTGTGATCCGCGTAGTCATATCACCCGTCGGCATTATTTGCATGAGAGTGGTTTACAACGAGCGATTAAGCAAGCTGTACGGCAGGCAAAAGTCAGTAAACGGGTGAGCTGCCATACATTTCGCCATAGTTTTGCAACGCACTTGCTTCAAAACGGCTATGACATCCGTACTGTACAAGAGTTGTTGGGGCATAAGGATGTTAAGACAACGATGATCTACACCCATGTGTTGAACCGGGGTGGACGTGGGGTACGGAGTCCACTGGATGGGTAA
- a CDS encoding peroxidase family protein — protein MPRLLHGQIITRQAFREAIDEISKRNTNPLMFTAIAPGELQDFDFLFPELQDDPANLLPESTETRNNLVRLGATMRDTTNNADKFGDSEIPAAYTYFGQFVDHDITLETTSATPAQLVDPNLKPLSLDTIQDTLKNTRTATLDLDSVYGLPAPRDPNNRSKMLVGNVTSLNGEGKPLLRPTGKGDDNDVPREPRSDDPRSDRAALTGDPRNDENLIIAQLHVAFLKAHNKLIDQGKSFSQARRILRQHYQYIVVHDFLKRIADPQIVEATLKYGNQLYNALEEPFFLPLEFTVAAYRLGHSMIRQAYDFNLNFNTSGEEGTFPATLGLLFTFTALSGQIGNTQTGETDTLPDNWIIEWENLIDAGKPFNKARRIDTKLVEPLFELPNLQGRPEPGDMSRLAVRNLLRGYLLRMPTGQAIACALQQKFPERYMPVLSSEQIELGANSQEQVQVLRETGFLERTPLWYYILVEAAALNGGLHLGPVGSTIVAEVLIGLVRRSKDSILRYRRPWKPSLPSTKPNTFTLADLLRFAEVLA, from the coding sequence ATGCCCCGCTTATTACACGGACAAATCATCACTCGTCAGGCATTTCGAGAGGCGATCGATGAAATTTCCAAACGCAATACGAATCCGCTAATGTTCACGGCGATCGCCCCTGGTGAACTGCAAGATTTTGACTTTTTGTTTCCCGAATTGCAGGATGATCCGGCGAACTTGTTACCTGAATCAACGGAAACCCGTAACAACCTGGTTCGCCTGGGCGCGACCATGCGAGATACAACCAACAATGCGGATAAGTTTGGGGATTCTGAAATTCCTGCGGCTTATACCTACTTTGGTCAGTTTGTCGATCACGACATCACGCTGGAAACGACATCGGCAACCCCTGCTCAACTGGTTGACCCCAATCTTAAACCGTTGTCTCTAGACACCATTCAAGACACGCTGAAGAACACGCGCACCGCAACACTTGACCTGGATAGTGTGTATGGCTTGCCTGCCCCGCGTGACCCCAATAACCGCTCTAAAATGTTGGTGGGCAACGTTACCAGTTTGAATGGCGAGGGGAAACCGCTGTTGCGACCTACTGGCAAAGGCGATGACAACGACGTGCCCCGTGAACCACGCAGTGATGACCCCCGGAGCGATCGCGCTGCGCTCACAGGTGACCCCCGGAATGACGAAAACCTGATCATTGCTCAATTGCATGTCGCATTTCTTAAGGCACACAACAAGTTAATTGATCAGGGCAAATCCTTTAGTCAAGCCCGACGCATTCTCCGTCAGCATTACCAATACATTGTGGTGCATGACTTTTTGAAGCGAATCGCTGATCCGCAAATTGTAGAAGCCACCTTGAAGTATGGCAATCAACTGTATAACGCACTGGAAGAACCTTTCTTTTTGCCGTTGGAGTTCACGGTAGCTGCCTATCGTCTGGGGCACAGCATGATTCGTCAAGCCTACGACTTCAACCTCAACTTCAATACCAGTGGTGAAGAAGGGACTTTTCCAGCAACGTTAGGATTGTTGTTTACCTTTACCGCGTTAAGTGGGCAAATTGGTAACACTCAAACTGGCGAAACAGATACCTTACCTGACAACTGGATTATTGAGTGGGAAAACCTGATCGATGCCGGAAAACCCTTTAACAAGGCACGCCGCATCGATACCAAACTGGTTGAACCGTTGTTTGAATTGCCCAACCTTCAAGGCAGACCTGAACCGGGTGATATGTCTCGCTTAGCGGTACGCAACCTATTGCGGGGTTACTTGCTGCGAATGCCGACAGGACAGGCGATCGCCTGTGCGCTTCAGCAAAAATTCCCTGAACGATATATGCCCGTCCTGTCTTCGGAGCAGATTGAGTTAGGGGCAAATAGCCAAGAGCAAGTGCAGGTGTTGCGCGAGACTGGATTTTTGGAGCGGACTCCCCTGTGGTACTACATTCTGGTTGAGGCAGCGGCGTTGAATGGGGGTCTACATCTGGGGCCTGTTGGCAGCACGATTGTAGCGGAAGTGTTGATTGGTCTGGTGCGTCGCAGTAAGGATTCTATCCTGCGTTATCGTCGCCCCTGGAAGCCTTCTCTACCCAGTACGAAACCTAATACGTTTACGCTGGCGGATCTGTTGCGCTTTGCCGAAGTGCTTGCTTAA
- a CDS encoding LysE family translocator: MPEATLFGLFLTAAIALAITPGPGIFYVLTRSLKGGRVEGLVSSAGTAVGGFVHVIAAAFGLSAILTTSATAFVVIKLAGAAYLVVLGIQTLMAPDHDLVDTDAPPTPMHFAFRQGIVTEILNPKTALFFLAFIPQFVNPQGNVVAQFILLGSISIALNTTADAIVALLAGPIGQWFRTHARFRRRQRLFTGWSLIGLGAYVAIADDNR, encoded by the coding sequence ATGCCGGAAGCAACACTATTTGGGCTGTTTTTAACAGCGGCGATCGCCCTTGCCATTACTCCTGGCCCCGGAATTTTCTATGTTTTGACGCGCAGCCTCAAGGGAGGTCGGGTTGAGGGATTGGTGTCCTCAGCGGGTACGGCAGTAGGCGGATTCGTTCACGTCATTGCGGCGGCCTTCGGGTTGTCTGCTATTCTGACAACCTCTGCTACTGCCTTTGTAGTGATTAAACTGGCAGGAGCCGCTTATCTGGTGGTTCTAGGCATTCAAACGCTGATGGCTCCAGATCACGATTTGGTAGACACCGATGCACCCCCAACACCAATGCACTTTGCATTTCGGCAGGGCATTGTCACCGAAATCCTCAATCCCAAAACGGCTCTCTTCTTCCTGGCATTTATTCCCCAATTCGTAAATCCCCAGGGAAATGTCGTCGCGCAGTTCATTCTGCTGGGCAGCATCTCGATCGCCCTCAACACCACCGCAGACGCGATCGTGGCTCTGTTAGCGGGTCCAATTGGGCAGTGGTTTCGTACTCATGCTCGTTTTCGGCGCAGACAACGGCTCTTTACCGGGTGGTCGCTGATCGGGTTGGGAGCCTATGTGGCGATCGCTGACGATAACCGTTAG
- the secF gene encoding protein translocase subunit SecF, with protein sequence MKLNVIKQRSLWWTVSLAIILSGLISMVISWTQIGSPLRPSLDFVGGTRLQVERDCTNPDNCTEPIDPAAVREVLAQQGLANSSIQILGETRQGVSIRTTSLTPDERVQLQSALAENLGRLNPQAIQIDSVGPTLGRQLFQSGMLALFLSFVGIAVYLSFRFQLDYAVLAIVALFHDVLITIGSFSILGLVLGVEVDSLFIVALLTIVGFSVNDTVVIYDRIRETVKLNPERHINDIVDSAVNQTLTRSINTTLTVLFTLVSIFLFGGETLKYFALALIIGFTMGAYSSIFIASSLLAWWRERTGKLTPVAIADTEVIDSPTNPNDA encoded by the coding sequence ATGAAGTTAAACGTTATTAAACAGCGATCGCTGTGGTGGACTGTCTCCCTGGCGATTATCCTGAGCGGTCTAATCTCGATGGTCATTTCCTGGACGCAAATTGGCTCACCTTTGCGACCCAGCCTCGACTTTGTGGGTGGTACTCGTCTTCAGGTCGAGCGTGATTGCACCAACCCCGATAACTGCACAGAGCCGATTGACCCGGCAGCGGTGCGAGAGGTCTTAGCGCAACAGGGGTTAGCCAACAGCAGCATCCAGATTTTGGGTGAAACCCGTCAGGGCGTGTCTATCCGCACCACGAGCCTGACTCCCGATGAGCGGGTGCAACTCCAGTCTGCTTTGGCAGAAAACTTAGGTAGGTTAAATCCCCAAGCTATCCAGATTGACAGTGTTGGGCCCACGCTGGGGCGACAACTGTTTCAATCAGGCATGTTAGCTCTGTTTCTATCTTTTGTTGGGATTGCGGTCTACTTGAGCTTCCGCTTTCAGTTAGACTATGCAGTTTTGGCGATCGTCGCTCTGTTTCACGATGTCTTGATCACGATTGGTTCCTTCTCGATCCTGGGGCTTGTGCTGGGAGTTGAGGTTGATAGCCTGTTTATTGTCGCCTTGCTAACGATTGTGGGGTTTTCGGTCAACGACACCGTGGTGATTTACGATCGCATCCGTGAAACCGTCAAACTCAATCCCGAACGCCACATCAACGACATTGTAGATAGTGCGGTCAACCAAACCTTGACCCGGTCTATCAACACGACCCTAACGGTGTTATTTACCCTGGTTTCTATCTTTTTGTTTGGCGGTGAAACGCTCAAATACTTTGCTTTAGCGTTAATTATCGGCTTCACGATGGGGGCGTATTCCAGCATTTTCATTGCTAGCTCACTCCTCGCCTGGTGGCGAGAACGGACTGGGAAGCTTACTCCTGTGGCGATCGCTGATACTGAGGTGATCGACTCCCCCACCAACCCGAACGACGCCTGA
- the secD gene encoding protein translocase subunit SecD, with product MGRQRLLLALILVLSLAAVGAIAKFPTRLGLDLQGGTQLTLQVKTTPAVPTITPEKLEGVQQVVENRVNGLGVSEAVVQTAGEDQLLVQLPGVSDPEQAERVLGGTAQLDFRTQRQGTEAQLGIEFQVRQELLAEQERLKNSTDQGAITENQEALRRSDQAIAALFDKTELTGDKLRTAYAAPLSNGSNSWQVGLEFNDQGATEFADLTKSIAGTGRSLGIFLDERLLSAPTVEARYAETGITGGQASISGNFDSQGALDLSVQLRGGALPVPVEVVENRTVGATLGRDSIQRSIYAGLGGLLLVLIFMGIYYRLPGIIADLALVIYAVLTFAVFNLLGVTLTLPGIAGFILSIGMAVDANVLIFERMREELRAGKSLYRSVESGFYRAFSSILDSNVTTLIACGALFWLGAGLVKGFALTLAIGVGMSMFTAITCSRTLLLVALSFPGLRKPELYCPNLSNLTQEKASS from the coding sequence ATGGGAAGACAACGGTTACTTTTAGCCCTAATTTTGGTACTGTCGCTGGCAGCAGTTGGAGCGATCGCCAAGTTTCCAACGCGCCTGGGGCTTGATTTACAAGGCGGCACACAGTTAACACTTCAGGTCAAGACGACGCCTGCTGTACCGACGATTACCCCTGAAAAGCTGGAAGGAGTCCAGCAGGTGGTGGAAAATCGGGTCAACGGTCTCGGAGTCTCGGAGGCAGTTGTCCAGACTGCCGGAGAAGATCAATTGTTGGTGCAGTTGCCGGGGGTGAGTGACCCAGAACAGGCAGAGCGAGTGTTGGGAGGAACTGCCCAACTTGATTTTCGGACCCAACGTCAGGGCACCGAAGCGCAACTCGGCATTGAGTTTCAGGTTCGTCAGGAATTATTGGCAGAGCAAGAAAGGCTCAAGAATAGCACTGACCAGGGGGCGATCACAGAGAATCAAGAGGCACTGCGTCGCAGTGATCAGGCGATCGCCGCTTTGTTTGATAAAACCGAATTAACTGGAGACAAGCTCAGAACTGCCTATGCTGCACCCTTGAGTAATGGCAGCAATTCCTGGCAGGTTGGCTTAGAGTTTAACGATCAAGGGGCAACGGAGTTTGCAGACTTAACGAAAAGCATCGCCGGGACTGGACGCAGCTTGGGTATCTTCCTGGATGAACGGCTGTTAAGTGCTCCTACCGTGGAAGCCCGCTACGCTGAGACAGGCATTACCGGAGGACAAGCCAGCATCAGCGGCAACTTTGACAGTCAAGGGGCACTCGACCTCTCAGTGCAGTTAAGAGGGGGCGCACTACCCGTTCCTGTAGAAGTTGTCGAAAACCGTACAGTCGGTGCAACATTGGGACGAGACAGCATTCAACGCAGTATCTACGCAGGGCTGGGTGGGTTGCTGTTGGTGCTGATCTTCATGGGTATTTACTATCGCTTGCCCGGCATTATTGCTGACCTGGCACTGGTGATCTACGCCGTTTTGACCTTTGCTGTCTTCAACCTGTTGGGAGTAACCCTAACCCTACCGGGTATCGCAGGCTTTATTTTGAGTATTGGGATGGCTGTCGATGCCAATGTCCTGATTTTTGAACGGATGCGGGAAGAGTTACGAGCGGGCAAGAGCCTTTATCGTTCAGTAGAGTCCGGTTTTTACCGTGCGTTTTCTAGCATCTTAGATAGCAACGTAACAACTCTAATCGCCTGTGGGGCGTTGTTTTGGTTGGGGGCAGGCTTGGTTAAAGGGTTTGCTTTGACCCTGGCGATCGGGGTTGGCATGAGTATGTTTACTGCCATCACCTGTAGCCGCACACTGTTGCTCGTAGCCCTTAGTTTTCCGGGGTTGCGTAAACCTGAACTGTATTGCCCCAACCTGTCCAACCTTACTCAGGAAAAGGCATCCTCATGA
- a CDS encoding superoxide dismutase yields MAFVQPPLPFATDALEPYGMKAETFEYHYGKHHKAYVDNLNNLTKDTDLADKSLEEVIQISFKDSSKAGIFNNAAQVWNHTFFWNSLKAGGGGEPTGDLAAKINSSFGSYENFRKEFSNAAATQFGSGWAWLIQDGDSLKVIKTPNAENPLAYGQKALLTLDVWEHAYYIDFRNARPAFINNFLDRLVNWDFVAQNLAA; encoded by the coding sequence ATGGCATTTGTACAACCCCCCCTTCCTTTTGCAACTGATGCTCTAGAACCCTATGGGATGAAGGCTGAAACCTTTGAGTATCACTATGGCAAGCACCACAAAGCCTATGTTGATAACCTCAACAATTTGACGAAAGATACGGATCTGGCTGATAAGTCTCTTGAGGAAGTGATTCAAATCTCATTCAAAGACTCATCTAAAGCTGGCATCTTCAACAACGCTGCTCAAGTCTGGAACCACACCTTTTTCTGGAATAGCTTGAAAGCGGGTGGCGGTGGTGAACCCACAGGCGACCTTGCAGCCAAGATCAACAGTTCTTTTGGCAGCTATGAGAATTTTAGAAAAGAATTCAGCAATGCAGCGGCTACTCAATTTGGCAGTGGTTGGGCATGGTTGATTCAAGATGGGGATAGCTTGAAGGTGATCAAAACTCCCAATGCTGAAAACCCATTGGCGTATGGTCAAAAAGCACTGTTGACCCTGGATGTGTGGGAGCACGCCTACTACATCGATTTCCGGAATGCTCGTCCCGCCTTTATCAATAACTTCCTCGATCGCCTGGTCAATTGGGACTTTGTTGCTCAAAACCTTGCTGCTTAG
- the ppk1 gene encoding polyphosphate kinase 1: MPKTKKSPAETDLKGSQYYFSRELSWLEFNNRVLHEAFDPRTPLIERLKFIAIFSSNLDEYFMVRVAALKQQVEAEVAKVSPDGRTPQEHLDAISQRLRPMVAQQHRHFDQALRPQLAAKGIYLLDYVDLNQEQRLYLQRYFEERIFPVLTPLAVDPGHPFPYISNLSLNLAVVVKDAETEEEHFARVKVPKTLPRFVPLPEDLRLRYKNRPAPWTGVSLEQVIAHNLEFLFPGMNIQEYHPFRITRNADLEVEEDEADDLMQAIEQELRKRRFGGSVVRMEIHASMPENIRATLTEEMELQPNDIYEVEGLLCLSDLMCFMELPLPELKDPPWSPVTHPLLRNLIDAEEDEDLIEAEDFFSILRKQDLMVHHPYHSFASSVQKFITQAAYDPNVLTIKMTLYRTSGDSPIVNALIAAAENGKQVAVLVELKARFDEENNINWARKLEKVGVHVVYGLVGLKTHTKLVLVVRREENRIRRYVHVGTGNYNPKTARLYTDLGLFSCREELGADLTDLFNHLTGYSRQQSYRKLLVAPVNLRDRMVDLIHREIEHCKAGNHARIVAKMNALVDPTIISTLYEASQAGVEIDLIVRGICCLRPGLKGISENIRVVSIVGRFLEHSRIFYFNNNGNDEVFIGSADWMPRNLDRRVEAVTPVDDPAIAKDLQEILGIMLADNRQAWDLQPDGRYIQRRPNPPETEQSSQKIFMEMAQQASAMVVSGRGEG; encoded by the coding sequence ATGCCTAAAACGAAAAAAAGCCCTGCTGAAACCGACCTGAAAGGCTCACAATATTATTTCAGCCGAGAGTTAAGCTGGCTGGAGTTTAATAATCGGGTTTTGCACGAAGCGTTTGACCCCCGCACACCCCTCATCGAGCGGTTAAAATTCATCGCTATCTTTAGTAGCAACTTAGACGAATACTTTATGGTGCGCGTTGCTGCGCTCAAGCAACAGGTTGAAGCAGAGGTCGCGAAGGTATCACCCGACGGTCGCACCCCTCAGGAACACCTGGACGCCATCAGTCAACGATTGCGTCCTATGGTGGCTCAACAACACCGCCATTTTGATCAAGCTTTACGACCCCAACTCGCTGCAAAAGGGATCTATCTGCTTGATTATGTCGATCTCAACCAGGAACAACGACTCTATCTCCAACGTTATTTTGAGGAACGCATCTTCCCGGTGTTGACTCCGCTAGCGGTCGATCCGGGGCATCCCTTCCCCTACATCTCAAACCTCAGCCTGAACCTGGCAGTGGTGGTCAAAGATGCCGAAACCGAGGAAGAACACTTTGCCAGAGTCAAGGTGCCCAAGACACTCCCTCGCTTTGTGCCCCTGCCTGAAGATCTGCGCCTGCGCTACAAAAATCGCCCTGCCCCCTGGACAGGAGTTTCCCTGGAGCAGGTGATCGCTCACAACCTGGAATTTCTCTTTCCAGGTATGAATATTCAGGAATATCATCCCTTTCGCATCACTCGTAATGCTGACCTGGAGGTCGAAGAGGATGAGGCGGATGATCTGATGCAGGCGATCGAGCAGGAGTTGCGAAAGCGACGCTTTGGTGGGTCGGTCGTGCGAATGGAGATTCACGCTTCAATGCCTGAGAATATCCGTGCCACGCTCACGGAGGAGATGGAACTGCAACCCAACGATATCTATGAAGTAGAGGGATTGCTGTGCTTAAGCGACCTGATGTGCTTTATGGAGTTGCCCCTGCCAGAGTTAAAAGATCCACCCTGGTCACCCGTCACCCATCCCTTGTTGCGCAACCTGATTGATGCTGAGGAAGATGAAGATCTGATTGAAGCTGAGGATTTCTTCTCGATCCTGCGTAAGCAGGATTTGATGGTGCATCATCCCTATCATTCTTTTGCATCATCTGTGCAGAAATTTATCACTCAAGCTGCCTATGATCCAAATGTGTTGACCATTAAAATGACGCTCTATCGCACCTCTGGCGATTCTCCCATTGTCAATGCGTTGATTGCGGCAGCAGAAAACGGCAAGCAAGTGGCGGTGTTGGTGGAGCTAAAAGCCCGATTTGACGAAGAGAACAACATCAATTGGGCACGGAAGTTAGAGAAAGTGGGCGTGCACGTGGTGTACGGATTGGTGGGGTTAAAGACTCATACCAAATTGGTGTTGGTGGTGCGGCGAGAGGAAAACCGCATTCGTCGTTATGTCCATGTGGGTACGGGGAACTACAACCCTAAAACTGCTCGCCTCTATACGGATTTAGGCTTGTTTAGCTGCCGTGAAGAGTTGGGAGCAGACCTGACGGATTTGTTTAATCATCTGACGGGCTATTCTCGGCAGCAGTCCTACCGCAAGCTGTTAGTGGCTCCAGTCAATTTGCGCGATCGCATGGTTGATTTGATTCACCGTGAGATCGAGCACTGCAAAGCGGGAAATCACGCCCGTATTGTAGCCAAGATGAATGCTCTGGTTGACCCAACCATTATTTCCACCCTGTATGAAGCGTCGCAGGCAGGGGTAGAAATCGACTTGATTGTGCGTGGCATTTGTTGCCTCAGACCGGGGCTAAAGGGCATCAGTGAAAACATTCGGGTGGTCAGTATTGTCGGTCGTTTTCTTGAGCACTCCCGCATCTTCTACTTCAACAATAACGGTAACGATGAGGTATTTATTGGTAGTGCCGATTGGATGCCGCGCAACTTAGACCGACGAGTAGAAGCTGTAACCCCCGTGGATGACCCGGCGATCGCCAAAGACTTGCAGGAGATTTTGGGCATCATGCTGGCAGACAACCGCCAGGCCTGGGATTTGCAGCCCGATGGTCGCTACATTCAGCGTCGCCCCAACCCTCCAGAAACAGAGCAGAGTTCGCAGAAGATTTTCATGGAGATGGCACAACAGGCGTCAGCAATGGTAGTGAGTGGGAGAGGAGAAGGATAA
- a CDS encoding KdsC family phosphatase, which yields MYTVPKPVLRERLSRIKLLALDVDGVLTDGGLYYTDTGIELKRFNAKDGQGIQMVMKAGIRVAIVTTTTSRAVVHRAQRLGVRYVFTGIEDKLTVLKDLCNQLKITLAQVAYVGDDIIDLPILKIVGCPLTVADAMPENQDSAIYITRLAGGQGCVREICNILLEAHAKA from the coding sequence ATGTATACAGTTCCTAAACCTGTGCTGCGAGAACGTCTCTCGCGGATCAAGCTGCTAGCACTTGACGTAGATGGAGTTCTGACGGATGGGGGATTGTATTACACCGACACTGGTATTGAGCTAAAACGATTTAATGCCAAAGATGGACAGGGGATTCAGATGGTGATGAAAGCTGGAATTCGAGTGGCGATCGTGACTACAACCACCTCTCGTGCCGTTGTCCATCGGGCACAGCGACTGGGTGTGCGATATGTGTTTACAGGAATCGAAGACAAGCTAACCGTGTTGAAAGATCTGTGTAATCAACTCAAAATCACCCTGGCTCAGGTGGCTTATGTAGGGGATGACATTATCGATTTACCGATTCTCAAAATAGTGGGTTGTCCGCTCACTGTCGCGGATGCGATGCCCGAAAACCAGGACTCGGCTATCTACATTACGCGCTTAGCCGGGGGACAGGGCTGTGTACGAGAAATTTGCAACATTTTACTAGAAGCTCACGCCAAAGCCTGA
- a CDS encoding ABC transporter permease produces the protein MKTDLLIIEAGRTEKQYWRDLWRYRELFYFLAWRDILVRYKQTAIGIAWALIRPFLTMVVFTIVFGKLAQLPSSGAPYPILVFAAMLPWQFFANALSECSNSLITNANLISKVYFPRLVVPASAVIVSFVDFLISGMILLALLAWYDFVPTWRIVTLPLFILIAFAASMGTGLWLAALNVKYRDFRYIVPFIVQFGLYISPVGFSSSIVPEQWRLIYSLNPMVGVIDGFRWAIIGNDAQLYLPGFVISLVLVGLVLMSGIWYFRKVERTFADVI, from the coding sequence ATGAAAACAGACCTTTTAATTATTGAAGCAGGGCGGACTGAGAAGCAATATTGGCGGGATTTGTGGCGGTATCGTGAGCTTTTTTATTTTTTAGCATGGCGTGATATTTTGGTGCGCTATAAGCAAACGGCGATCGGCATTGCCTGGGCACTCATTCGTCCATTTTTGACAATGGTGGTGTTCACGATTGTGTTTGGCAAACTGGCACAGCTTCCCTCCAGTGGCGCACCCTATCCCATTCTGGTGTTTGCGGCGATGTTGCCCTGGCAATTCTTTGCCAATGCCCTATCGGAATGCAGCAACAGTCTCATCACCAATGCCAACCTGATTTCAAAAGTCTACTTTCCGCGATTAGTTGTGCCTGCGAGTGCAGTGATTGTCAGTTTTGTAGATTTCTTGATTTCAGGGATGATTTTGTTGGCGTTACTGGCATGGTATGACTTTGTCCCAACCTGGCGAATTGTCACGTTGCCCTTGTTTATTTTGATTGCGTTTGCTGCGTCAATGGGAACAGGGTTATGGTTGGCAGCCCTGAATGTAAAGTATCGAGATTTCCGCTATATCGTGCCGTTTATTGTGCAATTCGGACTGTATATTTCACCCGTTGGCTTTAGCAGCAGCATCGTGCCAGAGCAGTGGCGATTAATCTATTCGCTTAATCCAATGGTGGGAGTGATTGACGGATTTCGCTGGGCAATTATTGGCAATGACGCTCAGCTTTATTTGCCTGGATTTGTGATCTCACTGGTGTTAGTTGGATTGGTGCTGATGAGCGGCATCTGGTATTTCCGCAAGGTTGAGCGGACGTTTGCCGATGTGATTTAA